The proteins below come from a single Eucalyptus grandis isolate ANBG69807.140 chromosome 3, ASM1654582v1, whole genome shotgun sequence genomic window:
- the LOC104440164 gene encoding ankyrin repeat-containing protein At5g02620, whose protein sequence is MKGRINIVIELVKARPEVAEHRLSHGQTALHLGVRHNRLETLKVLVEMVGDGDLVNAQDDEGNTILHLAAVNKQIETVKYLLQRSEVDVNIMNRNGFSTLDIVEHFPKDFKVIELRELLVHAGALRAIRFGASTTHQAVVDNTNEENSTVVVDLASIAPPSTNTPPVNVFPPESFSGDIRKQKEDKHEEWIEKK, encoded by the exons GGCCGAGCATAGGCTGAGCCACGGCCAAACCGCTCTCCATCTAGGAGTGAGGCATAATCGTTTGGAGACTCTGAAAGTCCTAGTGGAGATGGTGGGAGATGGTGATTTGGTGAACGCTCAAGATGATGAGGGTAATACCATTTTGCATTTGGCCGCAGTAAACAAGCAAATAGAG ACAGTGAAATATCTGCTTCAAAGAAGTGAAGTGGATGTGAACATAATGAATAGAAATGGCTTCTCTACTCTAGATATAGTGGAACATTTTCCAAAGGATTTCAAAGTCATTGAATTAAGAGAACTCTTAGTACATGCTGGAGCTCTGAGAGCCATAAGATTCGGTGCATCGACAACTCACCAAGCAGTTGTTGATAACACAAATGAGGAGAATTCAACTGTTGTAGTTGACCTGGCATCTATAGCACCTCCCTCCACCAATACTCCTCCAGTGAATGTGTTTCCGCCAGAGTCTTTCTCGGGTGATATCAGGAAGCAGAAGGAAGACAAACACGAGGAATGGATCGAGAAGAAGTGA